Genomic segment of Hydractinia symbiolongicarpus strain clone_291-10 chromosome 5, HSymV2.1, whole genome shotgun sequence:
ATTGGCTTGTACTATTCTTGTTTTGTTTGAGCGCTGTTATCAAGAGACTTTCTGTTATGACATTAAAAAATCCTTTCAGTATCCCGGTATCtcagtataaaaattattttgtttctagtgTGTATTGTTTGTAGCCACTCGACCGTGGGTAGAAGAGGGGATGAAGTTACCATGACGCCAGCATATTCAGGGCGTTAAATATATGTAACAAAAACTGCTAATAAAATATGTCGTATGACAAAAATATTGTCTTCTTAGCGAAAATACCTCTTTTTTCTCTCAACAAAATCCTTTTTCCGCGCCTTGACCCGTAAATTTGACTTTGGAAGCAAAATAACCCAATTCATAAAGTTCCCCATTAGCAGAAACCTTATAGCTAAAAATATTTGGCAGATACGAAAAGTAATATAGAGCTTAGTTACCTGTATACTCTCTCATCGTTCTACAAACTGTTAGCTAAAGACGTTCAGCAACATCAATTGAGAACTCGCTACAAAACGATATAAAAATCACCAACATGCATTCAGAGCATACAAAAACATTATGCGGAACAGAAACATAAGGAACAACATGCAACACTAACGCCTACATGTGACGTTATACTGCAATCaagaaaataatttcataaattgttttttattaatttgtgtATTCGTAAATTCCTCCTCAATAATTTTATGTGAATTACTACAACACGTTCGCTaacaacctcattcccagcGCCTATATCACTTATCATGACGGCGAGCGCTCGATGTGGATGTTGGTTGGCTCAATGTCGTATACTTCCACATGTTCTTACACTTTGCGTTCAAGGTAAATTTGTACGAGGTAGCGCTGTTTTAATCTCATCACATTACGTCTCATATAGCCGCATATATATTTGAATAACCTAGGAATAAGCTGTCATATTGTGTGTCCTGTCTGTTGTGGTTTCTCTTGCGCTTCGCAGTTTCAGAGGCCGCGGATCAAATCCAGCTGTCACACTTTTTTAATTAGACGTTCAGGTCACGTCCAAATATAAGAACCTAACGAGCCCTGGGGCCGAGGTTGAGTGACATGCAGTAAGGTAATGTCAAGTAATAAAATAGAGGACTATGCTGTGAAACGAATTTCCAACTTCTGCGGAATtttgactttaaaaatattttttattttaaatgttcttGCTACTTTCAAAATCTGCTAATAAATTCACGAAAAAGAGGCGAGAGAAATatcttcaattttatttcaccATAACGATgcacgctgattaaaaaaataaatctcattaaaaacaaaacgtgtaACGGAAAAATATACTCTATTTCACATAGATACATAgaaattatttacaaatttatgttAAGCATACAGGCGAAATAATACCCTGTAAAACccatagtataaaaataaaaaataatgatagtTCACAGAAAGCCTTTAATTCACCAGGTACCCGCTTACTCCATCAATGCTGTTCGAAAAAGCAAAGAGTAATGCAAAGAGTActctaaaaaattagataaaaaaacaaactgaCCAGTGTTCATAAGGTCGGTGTTAAATTAAAAACGGACACTTTTAAAACGCACCAACCAAGTTTTAAAGTCAAAGATATGCAGCctaaatttatttacaaaatcaCAAGCAACTATTTTAGCTGGTCTTTTTGACCTCTATTTGCGATGTTACAGGGAGAAAAGTTTTTGTCTATAAGAGTTTGACAATATAAATGTAAACAATGTTGATAGGGGCGAATAAGGCATTGTAAGGAAAAACGGTAAAACAGTGGGGCGGCTTGAAAGCATCCCCTGATTTGTTTGTCGTGTTAAAATACATGATAATCCAACAATAACCTTATGCACGTAGGAACACGATGTAACTGTCTTTCACACAACCCGCcgttttttaaacttctttgcgCGTACGAATTATTTAAGATAGttcttttagtttttttatcaagttttccataaatttcttcttttctcggtctgcctttTTAAAGTTAATCTTCTTTGAATGGTCGGTCATTCTAAGACAAAATAAGATACGGTAAAAAATCGTAAATAAAAATGCAACAGAATACACAAAGataaaacaacaatattttatcgTCCTAGGTCTACTGGAGAAATATCAACCCATACACATTACGCATATCATTTTAACATCGTGTTCATAattattttcaagaaagaaatatttgtcTAGAAAACTAGTGAACATAGTCGATAAGCAAGGCACGCGTCTCCaccattatataaaaaaaacgtttatagAAATTTTAGCGTTTAAAATGTTACGGCGATTTTACAATTTCGCTGAATGTTACGCAATTTTACAATTTCGCTAAATGTTACGTCAATCTCACAATTTCGTGGAATGTTACGGCAATTTTACAATTTCGTCAAAATTAAACTGACTATAGTACTTCATCTAAGTACAAGAAAATCTAAAGCAGCTTCAAACCCAGGCTTATTGAGTTTGTAACAAGCACAAGTGTACATACAAAGCAGGTTTCAACAAAAACTTCGTGTTTTTGTGACAAGTGCAAATATACATACGAAGTTAGAAATAAGCTTGGAACAAGGGgaaatgttaaaacaaaaaatcctACTTTTCCAACAGCACGATTACGCCATGGGGTTGCACTCTGTTATATTTACTGTTGCTGTTACCGTAGTCATGGAGATATGTTGACCAATCACCTTCCACGAATAATTGAACAAACTACACAGAatatagaacaaaaaaaaaaaaaatttttcacagTTTCTCTTTTCATTAATGATAATTGATCTGTAAAAAAGTCAGTAAGAATGGTTGGTCGGTTAACCAAGGCAACCAATCGCGTTTAACAGATAATACTTAAATGGCTACACGCAAACAAAAAGGTTTTACCTGTGCCAATTCTtgaaaactcatttctaatGTTCCAGGACGAAATCCTTTAACCGGAGTGGATGCTGCAAACTCTGAAATAGCCGATCAAGTTCTTACAACATAACGGCCGCACTTCAGAGGCAGAGAAAGCGACTAACGCAAATAGGAAAATGTGTATTTCAACAAGATAACCTATAGTATAGTAGACACACATATAGTTCAGTTGTCTGTGATAAAATATTCGAAGTACCAGATAAATCTCCTGTACTGAAAGAATTTGACAGAAAATAACAGTCATCAAAACTTCATCAGATAACAAAACATCACATACCCTCACATTTTTTAACATCGATATTAAAACTAAGCAGTCCATTCATATTTACATATCGAacctaaaaaaagttaaatgcaAGAAGTATGTGATTGTGCTAGCAGGGAACTATTCTTTTTTGTCCAACTGTCGTCATATCAAAAATACCTCCCGAATGGTAAAGATTTTGGGGTGGAGAAAATTCGGTAAATTAAGCAATTTTAGTCTGaaatcgccaaattaaatccacGCCAAATATCTGCCACTGCCTAATGAAatcgaaaaataattaaatgtcTTGCACACAATTTATCATGTCACACTTCTGTTTGAAAGTTGAAgtttaatatttgttttaacatcttacatttttaggtagaaatttcaaaaaactgatgtaaaaaaaattagtttcgtCAAATTAAATTAACACTAAATTGACAGTATTTTAGCCTAAGCCAAATTAATTTCACCAACAACAGGATTGCGGAATGAAAGAAAGAATCaataacaaaaaggaaaaaaacaaaagaaaaacacttATTTCCTTCGAAGTCTATTGTGGAAACCCAGCCCCTTTCAAGAATGCCTCGAACaaccttaaaaaataacaaccaatcaaaaatcaaaactgtaCATACGTTTCCATCGAGCAAAAACATCTTCAAATTCATCGCCAAATGCTTACAAGATGACATGCACGCTGTTTTTGCCACATCACCCTAAATAATAGACAAAGATTTAATATTTTAGgctattaaaaacattttagaaattttaaggaaaaataaacaaatattaacAAATCATAAGGACTGTTCAGGGAATggtgaaaaaaagagaaaaggcCTAACAGTACAACATTTTATCACGCGATTCGAGGAAAAAACACAATCGAAATGTCCTGGTAAAGCGATAGACTGCAGCCGACCATTAATtgtaaaaaacttaaattaagATGATCTAAAAACACATGTGTACATAAttagttataaaaaataaaaatggaacattaaaaagttaaaatcgtTAAACTTTCTCCATAAAAAGAATAtgaggaaaaaaaagaaaacaattctaACTTACAGGTAGGGGTTCAAATGTTATAAAAGCACCCTGTAAATAGGCTAACAAATCCATCAGATAACTACTTGCTTGTGAACGTACAGTAGTTGGTGCCCAGTTATATGCAGCTAAATAACAAAACATGTCAGAAGAAGTAAAATGGAGCGGCGCCAATTTTGTATCTTGGATTGTCAATGTACTTTGTGAGGtacattctttttttaacaacattatCAATCTAACTATCACAGCCTCCCTACGCAATATCTTTCATAAGATACCTCATAACATTATCacaaacaatgttttttaattaaagactaaatataatataacaaTACCTAGGCCTAAGAACTCGTCCATTTTCGTATTCAACTTTTCATAGATTCTCATCTCAGCGTCAGCTCGAACATccttgaaaaagaaagaataaactAATATTTTCGTAACAACGGAGAAAAGCGCATTGTGTTGTCATAAATTTTTAGATCTGTTTGAATTTAACTTTTACTTCaaacattgtaaaaaaataccttaaaaGTCGACGTTCCATACAGTCTTGTCAAACTGACATTCGCATCTGTGGTCCTATtaacaatattaaaaaagaatatgAAAATGTAGTAAAATTCTATGGCACGTGTGGTACTTCCTTACTAATAACATTATTTATCTCatatgaaaagaaaaatgtgttttCACCATCACAATGAAATGTAATCTATTGTATGAGAGTCGTTCTTGGACAGGACATGACTATCAAATAAAGATAATTTTACCCAGTGATCTCGGAGATAAATTGTTCTAATGCTGGGCATGCATTCTCCAGTTGCATTGTATTCACAGACATTTGAGcaagctaaaaaaatatatgtaaatatgTTCACGTATTGTTTTTctcacagcaaaaaaattaattaaaatcttAGCAGAGCATTCTAAAATTTATGTTATGTAAGAGTTCACCTATTGGAGTACAATAATTCATGTACGTACCAGTCACACAGCTTAAcaaaatataactaaaatttgaaaattagcATCACAAAACGGGAAAgttgcataaaaaaaattaactaaaatttGCATCAAAAAATGGTAAAGTAGCATCATAGaatggtaaacaactttgtTACACATACCTGTGCTAAACTCAACATTGGAACActcaaaagatttttaataGAATCTAAAATAAATGACAACATATCACAATCTGAAACAAATCTCTGTTGCAGGCTTTAAACAGGattccttataaaaaaaacttccaaAAAAGTTGGTCttttaaattcctttttttcaCAAACTAACTATTATTCTTTAGGCCATTCTGCTTACCGCTCAATGTTTTCGTTAAAAGCAGATTTGTCGATTTTCTTGTTGAACTATCTGTCTCTGTACGGCTGATGTTTAGATTCTGATTAAAACGCATAGATGCACGAATAAAATTCTTGAcctaaaagtcacaaaattaatttattatccAACACTGGAACAGAATGTATCTTAGTTATCATCAAATGTAGGATGGAATCCCTAAGGACGTTTAAACTTCCAGCTACTAACTTACCTACTTTTAAGCATCTTCATGAAACCTACCTAGCATTCAGCAAAATTGAAAGTTGTAGCATTTCTtagttcaaaaaacattttaaaagttataatttTATGTGACATCTCTTTTAAATCAAGTAAACTTTATATGTCAAAACCTGACCATCACGCCAAACTGTATACCCAGGGCACAAAAGCTGATACGCAGGGCATGATATTTGGCTGTACAAGATTCTTGCTTTTGATGGACGAAAAAATAAACTCGTGCAAAAAAATTTCTCTGTCAGGGGAAAAAATGACTGTAACTTACAAGCAACATTAGTTGAAGAGCCTTATAGAAACCTACCAGGTCGAAACCACTAACCTTTCATTATCCTACTTACAGGCTTCAGAAAAACTGCTAacattacttatttatttttgcttagTTTGTTATTGTTAAATTCTTCTCACGTGGCGTAAATTACCTGACTTGCAAAAGTTTCTCCATAAAGTGTAGAACATATAATGAAAATTCATCACATGCTGTTAAATTACTATTGGCATCACTAAAGCATTATAGCTAGAATGCTCAAATAAGGTTATAATGTTGGATAAACTACTGTTAAATAGATCATGTACAGGTAACATGATATGTTGACTAACCTACTCTTTCAAATAGTGATCACAGgctaaaaaaattgacaaagtaACCTGAGCAACCAGGCTACTGAACAACCTCCTACAAAATTACCAACTAAATACTGGCCTATCTCGTTTTGGTGACTCgtatttacgtgtagacttgTATGTATTGTTTTCTCAccaaaataattgaaatttctTCAATGACTTACCTCTGCGTATATTTCAGGTACAAAGCATGAGAATGGGTAACATTTAGGAAAGTCATCCTGAAAATCACAAATCACAataaaatcacaataaaaattaaaagcaaaataatttaTTGACAATTAAAACCCATATGAAGAAATGTataaatgcaaaaataaaaattatatataatatgACGTTTTTACTTTAAAGCAATCGCATTATTGCCTTCATtaagtacaaaaaaataatttcaacttAAACTCAACATTGTCTGAAAATAATTTCCATTAACTATcttaaaaacatgaaataaaGACCTTTATATTAGATCTTTGTCGCAGAAAAATATCAGAAACAGTTGATCACTTTTTCATATATTCCATATATGACAATGCATTCAGAACAACATTTCTTAACAAATCGAGTGCTTAATCGAGTCTTTACAGAACTCTTTCTTCTGAATGTCAAGAAGCAAATAAAAGTATTTACCAAGGCAGTGCCATTGTCATATGGGAATTGTTGCACTGTTTCTGTGTATTCAGCTAATGTGTTGATGCAAAGAGGAGTGTAATTATCTTCCTGACCAATATTACTAAAAAATCATGATTATATTAAAACTCTacacttttttaataattattatggtttaaaattaataatggtACTAAGGTCAAATATTGCAATTTACTTAGTCAAAATTTGATATTCGATGGCGCAAAGCCGATTGGAACATTGAGAAGGTAGGATTGAGTGAACCCAATAGTCGATTTTATCGAGTCCGATATTTACCTCTTAACCAATTTAATAAAAGACAATATTCAAGTTTTCACatcaaaaacgttttttgtcTGTTATAAAAGCGTTGTTTTTTCCCATTTTTGCAATGTCTGCTATTATTATTATGAGAAAGAAAATTGAGCAAAGAAAATTCAAAACACATGTAAAAAGAGCAggtaattaaaattaatttatttatttaacatcCAATATTTTTTGATTCAGATCACAGATAGATGATGAACAGATATTCAATAAGAATTAATGGAACATCTGAAACTGTTTAGTATCCTGTTCTAATATCCTGTTCGGATACCCTGTTGAATCGACTATGCATTTTATTATACATCttttaaaacttctaaatttAGGTTAAATTTAGGCTAATGCTATTTTTTTCACTCTTCTTCCAAAGGTTCATAATTCGCAATAAAACCTAATATGATGAGGaatttaataaactttttttttaggaaatacCCACTCAAAAACAGGTCTCCATTTCTTTGTCAACATCTCGTTATATTGGTctctataaaacaaaaacaatgttttacACGAAACATATTTCTTCAAAGAGCACGAGACTTTATAACAGACAAGTGTTGAAAAACCTTCACAATCAtagatttttttccattttaagGAGGGGTTTTCTTGTAGAAAAAAGggcttgaaaaaataaaaaaggttttaaagtcCTACAAGGTTTTAGAAGTCTTACCTCATCTGTAATAGGACATCATAGAGTGCATTCACACTGAAACCATAACTCTGTTAAGTAAATATAAAACACAAATACAAATATAGAGCATTCTTCTCTAAGCAAGAAGAACAATAATACGATATTTATACACAATCTTCTACAACACAGTAAGAATTATTGAGAAAGTGATGATGGATTTAGAAGCGACTCACATTATAGCATGAATTTgatgttgaaattatttttacacagaAACAGTTAGAGCAAAAGTTGtggacataaaaaataaattaacgaCTTACAGATAGTGTATGGCTAAACCACACAATTAATTCTTTGATTGACAGCATCATAGAAACATCTTCAAGATTAgactaaaatacaaaaaatgatcACAAAAGGTGAAGTAGACTgaggcaaaaaaatatttaattcttccaaatattttataatttttcgatTATGGtaaaaaacaagaatacaaCTTTGCCATTATCGTTTATGACAGTTATGCAAAAAATCTACATGCATAAAAATTTACATAGTTGAAAATAAAGCGATATATTCTTACTTTTTGTTCACGTCACTGAGAAAAAAAAGCTAAGAGTGAAGTAATCCTTACACCACACAAAGAAGTAATTCTTTACTCATTGTCACTACTGAACATGCTTACAAAATATacttaaagaaataaagaaaacatcAAAGAAATATTCCTTACACACTGTGTATGTAATACTGATCCAATCCTTGATATTGCCATCTCCCACAGTTCTTCCACTGTTCCCCTATGAACAAAAAAGATActcataggtgaatatttatcatagcacatgtgctatgataaatattcaccaggcagtatgttagtgatgaacaaagtagttcttctacaatataaaaaagataCTAGTTGATAGACATTGAATAATCAATGGGAAATTAACCTGTCGAAAAAATCCAGAAATTTACTTATTCCTATTCCTAttcctattttttttaactaagatATTTATCTGAACAGACAAAAATTTACAGATGTTGTCACAAAAATCTGTAATACAAATTACTGTTTTTGAATCAATACTCTTTTTTCTtgacttttttttctgtaaatagtAGCAATCACAGAAAACTCAATAAGTGGTTGTAACAAAATCACTTATTAGTTTGCAAGCTGGAGGAttacaagtttgaagactgATGGGCTATTTTACTTTGCTGTCAACATTTAGTAATTGCCAACCAATTGCTGAGGAAAATGACCCATCAGTTGTTAACTATTTTGAAGTTAAGTTGAAGGGCTATTGCTACCTCCACTACTTTTTTGGTATTGGCAACCATGCTGTCCCTGCAAAAGATCTTTCTTAGTTACAGGTTCTCTAGTGATCATATTACCTTGTGGGAGTAGCAGAAATTACCTACCTTGTTACCAAACCCTCTGTAGTATTCATAACATTATCTTCTACcacaaaaaaactacaaaaagaaatgtaaaaaaattactaaaatcctCAGTATAACAAATGTAagttttaactttaattttaaatgaaaactaggaaacaatttttaaaatttcagataCTGTCATGCTTTGAATAAACgcccggggcgtttattaaattttttgacattttaaggGGACTTCTATTCAAGGGGGGCAATTAAaagaggggggcgtttattaaattttttgaacttCGTctcttttgaagttttaaagatATTCAGTTTTAGAGTATGAACTTCCAAAGCGAAATATTAAATTTCCAACCTTAAgcctaagatttaggaaaaaagtaagtaaaaatacttttacTATCGGCTCGCATAAACGCCCCTTATGAGGGAGTGGCGTCTATGCGAGGGgtcgtttatttaaaaaatgactgaaaaggcGGGGCGTCTATTTgagggggcgtttaatagaagggggcgtttattcgaagcattacagtacatataatttgaaaaattaagtttttaagACTAATTGTTTTTTCATGAACtcgaaaagaaaaataatgtaAGATTTACCCAACTATTTGATTGAAGTATGACTGGAATATGTTTAATGATTCGtgctaaaaaaaatcaaatgcatGTGCAAATAATAgattaattaattttatgacTACGTCATTTTGTTAACATGTCTGTAAAGAACTTGAATTAgtatgattggttaattttttgtttggcATTTGAAATGAAAcaatattttcagaatatttaaaATGAGATATCAGAAATTTCTTTGCCTtctgacttttttttattgcataaaGACAGCACTAGTTTACTTGTCCCGGATGTCCCAAAACTTGGTTGACTGTTTTCAGCAAACATGGTAGTAGTTACAAATAGATAGTCCTGTTACACAACATTGCGAACCTTAAACCCTACGGTTAGATAGGGAGTTAAGATCTTTTCTCAACTACAGCctaattttaacatatttaaGGACAAAATtattagtcaaaattatactcaTTTCGGTTCTTATTTTATTAAGGTATGAAATATATTAGCTGCATTGATGAATTGTACGTGGAGTATAGTTTACTTTGTCATGACTGTAATACAAAAACAAGTAAATGTGAGCGGGTTGGacagatattaaaaaaacaaatgaccAGTTTAGTGAAATTTACCAGTGCTAGCTATCATTCCACTAGTTTACTCAAAAATGTGTAGTAAAAAGACAAAGAGGTGAAACAAGgtcttttgaaataaaaaatgtattgcaCATTCTCACTCAATGCATACTCTATGCTGAATACAAATATTTCAATACTTACTTTAATGTTTAAAAGTTCTATTTCTACACTAACTTCCTGTCCATCAACTATCTAagtaaatgacatatttatataACTAACATTGTacttgcaaaaaaattaatccaCATCATAGCTATTGCccgcaacaaataaaaatttcttaaaatagcGAAAAACTGAATAGTTCctaaaaatcattttaacaGTCAAAAATTGATTGAAAAATAATTCATATTCCCAACAACTATACTAGAGTCCCTCTCTCTCTAAACTAAAGTGGTATCACAAAGTGAGCATCTTAAAAAGTGTAGCTAGAGTATTTCTACCACCACTATATATCGgcctttttttgcaattttaaaaacaacctATGAGTATGACTGGTGTGATTAACTTAAATATGTACACTGGGCATTcataaatattataaacaaCACTTACAATTGTGGTACTTGCTCTCTGCCAATCAAATGCCAACCTTGCCTGCTGCATACGTTCTTTGCGATAATACTGTTCGAATACTTCCTTTTGACCCTTAATTTTATGAAATGTTAATGATTGCTACGCATGCTTTAAAAGCTAACTGAAACCTAGAATTGCAAAAACACAAACGAAAAAGAACTTACTAGAGCTGTAAAGATATGTAGACATCTGTACACTGGTGAGAAATCGACAAGGTCAGAACAACACAATTCCAGCTCCTTAAACGCAAAGAAATTTTACTTTACCAAACGTTTCCCTTAAAAAAGGAATTGTCACAAAAAACAACCCTCACAAAATGCCACAGGCTAGATTAGAAAATGAATTACCTCATCCTCGTCATTAAAACCTTCATCAACTCCATGTAACAGACTTAAACTATATTGCTGATGAgcctaaaattaagaaaatataagtaaaaatatttatagcaAGCAAACAATGATGCAGTAGCttgcaaagttattttttatacaattttctATACAATTCACTTCACTTTTGTAAATGTTTATAgaaagtaattctaaattattgTGTAGATTGATCTTTTGCAGgtaaaagctttttttaaaaaaaagttctcgTACCTGTTTCATAGCAATTTCACCAAGTTTTTCTGATTTTGCCCGAACGTTTTCCAGAAAAAGCTAAAGAACATAACATTGATAACGTACGTTTATTCAAGTAAGAAATGTGTTTATCAAAAGTTACTTTGTTTCCAAAgagggtttaaattttaaattaaaataccaTACCATCAGATCTTCCTTAGCAGCGTCTTTTATACTTTCACGAAAAGATGGAAGTTTACTTATCATCAACTCTGCAAACCTAAAACTAAACAAAATGGTAGGTatacaatacaaaaataaactaaTAATAAGTTACTCTTAgcaaaaacatattttcacTAAATATAAACAAGTTCAAGAAGAGTGAGTTAATATTTAACACAGATTAAAGAGACTCAAAGAGAAGGAAtactttattttgaaattaGTTCACATTGCTTTTATGCTTTTCTCACATCTTTTTTCAATATAGGTGGTGGATTTCCTGTATTTTGAGGGTGCGAAGTTCCCTCTATTtatcaaacaatttttctaaCGTGAAGCTATTATGAAGATTTAACCATGTCAGTGCGTAGAGCGAAAGAAATGTTTACGTAAAAGATGCACACCTCCAGTATCACTATTGCAAATAACTTAAACTAACTTCTTAATCCGTGCCAGATAGGTATGCTCCAATTGTTCTAATGTCTTGAGAGCAGGATAGTATCTACAGGAAAAACAATATTAGCTTACTTAGTACTTTTTATTCTATTGCACATgttgaaataacaaaaacatcacTTTAGTTGTCAATACAGGTTGTTAATGATCTGTTTTTATGCAATTGTGTAAGGAATCCATCGGATTCTTTTGATATTGTTATAATTTTGTTCTGCCAACAAAGCAGCTGAAAAATCTGAAGCATGGTTTTCTGACAGGGTAGATCATAAAAgcataattgcataattttttcaTAGGCATATATGATTTTAGTTTGGTTTTTCTACACAAAATATACATTAAACCTAATCAATTCGCTCAAGAGAATAAAAGTAAAGTCAGTTCGCAAAAATTTCAACACTCTGTAACAAAATAAACCACCATCTAGATGTGGCCTAGGAACACCTTAGATCAATTACCATCACTACCTTCATTCATAAGTTTATAAAATGCCatctaaaacagcatttctatcgcgactaaaaatattcgattcgcaattttatcattttctttgcAAAGTGATTCACAAAAATGGCATTTCGATTCGCAAATTGCGAATTACTaactgctaattcgaaccctgaatattttttaataaaaaccaaTTAAGTTAAAATGTTGGTTAGGTAGCCTTTCCATTGCCCTGCAATGAGATTTACCTGAAATGAGACTTCAAATCGGAATAAAATTCCATTGCGTTTACACAGAGTTCTTTATATTATATCTTATTGTGTAAACTGCACCAGGCATAACTTTGCACACATGTGCAATAACTTTTTAAGCATGACTAAACAAAGGACTAAACAATGAGGACTAAACAAGAGACTAAAATGTAACATTCATTTCACCCTTAAAACAAAACTTCATGTAAAAGCTGCCATATTCTCCCTTTCCtacaacaagtatatatatttaaaaagtcaAGAAGTTCCAttaagtttatcatttcttgaacatgtaggcgacgtttcgggagatccttctcccatcatcatAGCCCGATTCATAttactttccacagtaatatgaatactgaacagacaaaccgaaataatatttcaataagttcaattaacatactttttgcttttcttttgtTCATATAACTTTGCATACATTTCTAAAACTGAaagtaaaaaagttgaaaaaaaaacagaaa
This window contains:
- the LOC130644642 gene encoding exocyst complex component 6B-like, coding for MDSLTNALDARLDNLIGEIESSDSPIGPVLRSVYEDDGQGEFLRKLDEHSKSHEKEIERMCNFHYQGFVESVSELIRVRSDAKLLKIQIKKANSDLQESGNELVEKLEELSSHRVRNRNIAATIETLSLCIPVLEMYAKLYEQKKSKKYYPALKTLEQLEHTYLARIKNFRFAELMISKLPSFRESIKDAAKEDLMLFLENVRAKSEKLGEIAMKQAHQQYSLSLLHGVDEGFNDEDEELELCCSDLVDFSPVYRCLHIFTALGQKEVFEQYYRKERMQQARLAFDWQRASTTIHESLNIFQSYFNQIVGFFVVEDNVMNTTEGLVTRGTVEELWEMAISRIGSVLHTQCSNLEDVSMMLSIKELIVWFSHTLSSYGFSVNALYDVLLQMRDQYNEMLTKKWRPVFDNIGQEDNYTPLCINTLAEYTETVQQFPYDNGTALDDFPKCYPFSCFVPEIYAEVKNFIRASMRFNQNLNISRTETDSSTRKSTNLLLTKTLSDSIKNLLSVPMLSLAQLAQMSVNTMQLENACPALEQFISEITGTTDANVSLTRLYGTSTFKDVRADAEMRIYEKLNTKMDEFLGLAAYNWAPTTVRSQASSYLMDLLAYLQGAFITFEPLPGDVAKTACMSSCKHLAMNLKMFLLDGNVRYVNMNGLLSFNIDVKKCEEFAASTPVKGFRPGTLEMSFQELAQFVQLFVEGDWSTYLHDYGNSNSKYNRVQPHGVIVLLEKMTDHSKKINFKKADREKKKFMENLIKKLKELS